The Allochromatium tepidum genome has a window encoding:
- a CDS encoding PP2C family protein-serine/threonine phosphatase → MIGIAYTLIIIALVLFFAHLLQGKMSEEIELIGGHVSRHAQFFEFVLRSSADHLETLRMSASQRLDHPLYSGPELLDHPPGAWLQEDGTRHLFHLDALPAPDDGGNLIGLGTLRDRSPEFYEDLNVALRINHEWSSLIFTLPSAAQASFLLEKEFKAVFPWRNSSSLFFDPSLYQDPVWIMGLPSNNPDREKYWAPVYFAGKDIGLLVPEAAPVYIGSRFVGIIAIDTSIDYLNRINSDFTYPLGLTFLVDRRQQVLAHPDLYANPLEVTATPTLDQAVPLDLSDVIDRLRRLKSGEPARINGYLVIRHGLITAPWSLFYVVPESALWWRVGSVAGPAMLVVMLGLVILMSLTYFLTSREFVGPADKLVRHIAAASNFEPVTIPTVPSGWRPWFETITRAFQESMQLIALRQELDIAAKIQQSILPRHWPKHDSYTLWGRMRPAKEVGGDFYDHFDVAETLQGIVVADVSGKGIPAGLFGMVSKTLLRSAATQGSLDIGGTIAKVNDDLSEENDACMFVTLFYAIFDPGSGVLEFVNAGHPPPLLIHADGRAEYLQGTGGMALGVMSEIDYKVSNIRLSPGDTLLMFTDGVTEAIDAAGEEFGTQRLSTLFFDKQTLDPSPVVDMVFEAVDRFADGIEQFDDITCVALRYRGIDSGFDSNSDPGETPQ, encoded by the coding sequence TTGATCGGTATTGCCTACACACTGATCATCATTGCATTGGTCCTGTTTTTCGCTCATCTGCTGCAAGGCAAGATGAGTGAGGAAATCGAACTGATCGGTGGCCATGTCTCGAGACACGCCCAATTTTTCGAGTTCGTACTGCGCTCTTCCGCGGATCATCTCGAAACACTCCGTATGTCGGCCTCGCAGCGCCTCGATCATCCGTTATATTCAGGCCCTGAGCTGCTCGATCATCCGCCGGGCGCTTGGTTGCAGGAAGACGGTACTCGCCACCTGTTCCATCTCGACGCATTACCGGCGCCGGATGATGGAGGAAATTTGATCGGCCTCGGAACCTTGCGGGACCGCAGTCCGGAGTTTTATGAGGACTTGAATGTCGCGCTACGCATCAACCACGAGTGGAGCTCACTGATCTTCACGCTTCCCAGTGCCGCACAAGCGAGTTTCCTGCTCGAAAAAGAATTCAAGGCGGTGTTTCCGTGGAGAAATTCTTCGTCGCTTTTTTTCGATCCGTCCCTATATCAAGATCCTGTCTGGATCATGGGGCTTCCATCCAACAATCCGGATCGCGAAAAATATTGGGCGCCCGTATATTTCGCCGGCAAGGATATCGGCCTGCTCGTACCCGAGGCGGCCCCTGTCTATATCGGTTCTCGATTCGTCGGCATCATCGCCATCGATACGAGCATCGATTATCTCAACCGGATCAACTCGGATTTCACCTATCCACTCGGCTTGACTTTCTTGGTCGATCGCCGACAGCAGGTCTTGGCCCATCCCGATCTATATGCCAACCCACTCGAAGTCACTGCGACACCCACGCTGGACCAGGCCGTACCGCTCGATTTGAGCGATGTGATCGATCGATTGCGCCGCCTGAAGTCGGGGGAACCCGCACGAATCAACGGCTATCTGGTGATTCGCCATGGACTGATCACCGCGCCTTGGTCGCTTTTCTATGTCGTGCCGGAATCCGCTCTATGGTGGCGGGTCGGTTCGGTCGCCGGGCCGGCCATGCTCGTCGTCATGCTGGGGCTCGTCATACTGATGTCTCTGACTTATTTCCTGACTTCACGCGAATTCGTCGGACCGGCCGATAAATTGGTCAGGCACATCGCGGCGGCTTCGAATTTCGAACCCGTCACCATTCCAACGGTACCCAGCGGATGGCGCCCCTGGTTCGAAACCATCACGCGGGCATTTCAGGAGTCGATGCAACTGATCGCATTGCGTCAGGAGCTCGATATCGCCGCAAAGATCCAACAATCGATCTTACCCCGGCATTGGCCGAAACACGACAGCTATACCCTATGGGGCAGGATGCGACCGGCCAAGGAAGTCGGTGGTGACTTCTACGATCATTTCGATGTCGCCGAAACCCTGCAAGGCATCGTCGTGGCGGACGTGAGCGGAAAGGGTATTCCGGCCGGATTGTTCGGCATGGTCTCGAAGACCCTGCTGAGATCTGCCGCGACTCAGGGTTCGCTCGATATCGGCGGAACGATCGCCAAAGTCAACGACGATCTCTCCGAAGAAAACGACGCCTGCATGTTCGTAACGCTCTTTTACGCCATATTCGATCCCGGCAGCGGCGTGTTGGAATTCGTCAATGCCGGGCATCCGCCGCCCCTGTTGATCCATGCCGACGGACGTGCCGAATATTTGCAAGGCACGGGCGGCATGGCGCTCGGCGTCATGAGCGAGATCGATTACAAAGTATCGAACATTCGTTTGTCGCCCGGAGATACATTGCTGATGTTCACGGACGGCGTCACCGAGGCCATCGATGCCGCCGGCGAGGAGTTTGGAACACAACGTCTGTCGACGTTGTTCTTCGACAAGCAGACTCTGGATCCTTCTCCGGTCGTGGACATGGTCTTCGAGGCTGTGGATCGATTCGCCGATGGAATCGAGCAGTTCGACGATATCACCTGTGTTGCACTGCGCTATCGCGGCATCGACTCAGGATTCGATTCGAATTCCGACCCCGGGGAGACCCCGCAGTGA
- a CDS encoding transporter substrate-binding domain-containing protein: MFAWTLISAALIFLHASPACADSIDDIKSRGTLIVGVKSDVPAFGMLDEKSGQIIGLEPDLAQDLADRLGVELKLVALVSADREDALKQHRVDVVIATLNETPERRSSLTLVSPNYYESGASLIARRSDGFEDWSALRNRRICSRRGSFYNRLITIEYGADIVPLYSAEIGLEALRDGRCDGLLGDTAVLSVLLQDPNLAERYEMTLPALYPTGWSIALHPDERGGRLESSISKAIHDWHLSGLLKRLEDKWNIPRSQFVQKMSQQAATRGNGGAAPRAVVKDDEKKRMAEMDTSILAPDIARIVERGELIVAMHSIDNPPFFYQGKDGLIGLEVEMAKSLADKLGVKVRFDRQAQSFDAVVELVARKKADVGISKLSRTLSRARLVRFSNPYLRLRHALILNRLELAKIAKDEPIQNIIRDFNGKIGVIANSSYVDFAVRNFPNAEIEKYSDWQSVVQAVHQGDVVGAYRDEFEIKRLLKKDPKVSLTLRTVTLTDLDDALCIAIGPEDTALAEFVNIFLDQYPNQLTIEKALEFDN, from the coding sequence ATGTTTGCATGGACACTGATATCCGCCGCCTTGATTTTTTTGCATGCATCACCCGCCTGTGCCGATTCGATCGATGATATCAAGAGCCGTGGAACCCTGATCGTCGGAGTCAAATCCGATGTTCCCGCATTTGGAATGCTCGACGAAAAAAGCGGCCAAATCATTGGTCTGGAGCCGGATCTCGCCCAGGATCTGGCCGACCGGCTCGGGGTGGAATTGAAGCTGGTTGCTCTCGTTTCAGCCGATCGCGAGGATGCACTCAAGCAACATCGCGTCGATGTCGTCATCGCCACACTCAATGAAACACCCGAGCGCCGCTCCAGCTTGACCCTGGTCTCACCAAATTACTACGAGTCCGGCGCGAGTTTGATCGCGCGTCGTTCCGATGGATTCGAGGATTGGTCCGCTCTGCGCAACAGACGCATCTGCTCGCGACGCGGATCTTTCTATAATCGCCTGATCACGATCGAATACGGGGCGGATATCGTACCTTTATACAGCGCTGAAATCGGACTGGAGGCGCTTCGCGATGGACGCTGCGACGGACTGCTCGGTGACACGGCTGTGTTATCGGTGCTATTGCAGGATCCGAATCTGGCCGAACGCTATGAGATGACATTGCCGGCGCTCTATCCGACCGGATGGTCCATTGCCCTGCATCCGGATGAACGAGGGGGGCGATTGGAATCCTCGATCTCCAAGGCCATCCATGACTGGCACCTGAGTGGTTTACTGAAGCGATTGGAAGACAAGTGGAATATTCCCAGGTCTCAGTTCGTCCAAAAGATGTCGCAACAGGCCGCGACTCGAGGGAACGGGGGGGCGGCGCCGCGTGCCGTCGTCAAGGATGACGAAAAAAAACGGATGGCGGAGATGGACACGAGCATTCTCGCCCCCGACATTGCTCGAATCGTCGAACGTGGTGAACTCATCGTCGCCATGCACAGTATCGACAATCCACCGTTTTTTTATCAAGGCAAAGACGGACTCATCGGATTGGAAGTCGAAATGGCGAAGTCGCTGGCCGACAAACTCGGCGTCAAGGTCCGCTTCGACCGTCAAGCGCAAAGTTTCGATGCGGTCGTCGAACTGGTGGCGCGCAAGAAAGCCGATGTCGGGATCAGTAAATTGTCACGGACGCTCTCGCGTGCTCGCCTGGTACGATTTTCGAATCCTTATTTGCGCTTGAGACATGCATTGATCCTGAATCGGCTCGAACTGGCCAAAATAGCCAAGGACGAACCCATTCAGAACATCATTCGCGATTTCAATGGAAAGATCGGCGTCATCGCCAATTCTTCTTATGTGGACTTCGCCGTAAGAAATTTTCCAAACGCCGAGATCGAGAAATATTCGGATTGGCAAAGCGTGGTTCAGGCCGTGCATCAGGGCGATGTGGTCGGAGCCTATCGGGACGAGTTCGAAATAAAGCGATTGCTGAAAAAAGACCCCAAGGTCTCCTTGACGCTTCGCACCGTGACCCTGACGGATCTCGACGATGCGCTTTGTATTGCGATCGGCCCGGAAGACACGGCATTGGCCGAGTTCGTCAACATATTCCTCGATCAATACCCGAATCAGTTGACGATCGAGAAGGCATTGGAATTCGACAACTGA
- a CDS encoding dicarboxylate/amino acid:cation symporter codes for MSNDSANTFINLALNPWVILASLLAGLTLGVQAPQLSSSLAPIGDVYLDLMKMIVLPFMMSAVILSVYRLIREGSGSRIFVKIILVFVLFSLAAAVVGIGTMMAFQPGSDLPQQTLDSFGDIVGENLGSADIAMQLNGSNDEKRAPGFSSLLLNLIPSNIFKALVNDEILKVLVFSVLLGFAIGRVPNHVSVGLTTSLETVYRGCQTLMHWMTYLLPVVLLCMSAGQIARSGLEPLPAMAQFFAAFTTASILMILLSLFLIWQRAQLPLKTVVNALRGPFALAIATRNSVICMPIMIESLTEKLHFSRSQVELLVPLSVSLLRLGPTLYYVCATLFIAQLYGHEMTIGELMPVMAASIMAGFASAGMTGFAIVSLIGVVCGYLGLPFEAAIILFLAIDPICDILRTLVLVIANTASVALICATPETMETEPCAA; via the coding sequence ATGAGCAACGACAGCGCGAACACCTTCATCAATCTTGCACTCAATCCTTGGGTCATTCTTGCAAGTCTGCTGGCCGGGCTGACTCTCGGCGTTCAGGCGCCCCAGTTGTCTTCGAGCCTGGCGCCGATAGGTGATGTCTATCTGGATCTGATGAAAATGATCGTGCTGCCATTCATGATGTCGGCCGTCATCCTGAGTGTATATCGATTGATCCGGGAGGGGTCCGGGAGTCGAATCTTCGTCAAGATCATCCTGGTCTTCGTGCTTTTTTCGCTCGCCGCCGCTGTTGTCGGCATCGGTACGATGATGGCTTTTCAGCCCGGATCGGATTTGCCTCAACAGACGCTGGATTCGTTTGGCGACATCGTTGGCGAAAACCTGGGATCGGCAGACATCGCCATGCAGCTCAACGGCTCAAACGATGAAAAACGAGCGCCGGGATTCAGTTCGCTGCTGCTGAATCTGATTCCATCGAACATCTTCAAGGCGCTCGTCAACGACGAGATACTCAAGGTTCTCGTTTTTTCCGTGCTGCTCGGATTTGCAATCGGGCGCGTGCCGAATCATGTTTCGGTCGGACTGACGACCTCTCTGGAGACGGTGTATCGAGGCTGCCAGACATTGATGCACTGGATGACATATCTCCTCCCAGTCGTGCTGCTCTGTATGAGTGCCGGCCAAATCGCTCGCAGCGGCCTGGAGCCTCTGCCGGCGATGGCTCAATTCTTCGCCGCATTCACGACCGCCTCCATACTGATGATCCTGTTGTCTCTGTTTCTGATCTGGCAGCGCGCGCAGCTTCCGTTGAAGACTGTGGTCAATGCACTTCGCGGTCCTTTCGCTCTCGCCATCGCGACCCGCAACAGCGTCATCTGTATGCCGATCATGATCGAATCATTGACCGAGAAACTGCATTTTTCGCGTTCTCAGGTCGAACTCCTCGTTCCGCTCAGTGTGTCCTTGTTGCGTCTGGGTCCGACCCTGTATTACGTCTGTGCAACACTGTTCATCGCGCAGCTCTATGGCCATGAAATGACCATCGGCGAACTGATGCCGGTCATGGCGGCCTCAATCATGGCCGGTTTTGCCTCGGCGGGAATGACCGGATTCGCCATCGTCTCGCTGATAGGTGTGGTCTGCGGATACCTGGGCCTACCGTTCGAGGCCGCCATCATTCTGTTTCTGGCCATAGATCCGATCTGTGATATCTTGCGTACGCTGGTGTTGGTGATCGCCAATACGGCTTCAGTGGCCTTGATTTGCGCCACACCGGAGACAATGGAGACCGAACCATGCGCTGCATAG
- a CDS encoding aspartate/glutamate racemase family protein produces the protein MRCIGILGGMGPAATIDFMTKLMALTPSSRDQDHLPVVLVSLPQIPDRSAAILGFGEDPLPMLEQGVKLLNRADVGLIVIPCATSHHWYQELSAISHAPIMHIANAALDRVPRTGRTLILATRGTLASGFFQRTLTDHEIDFEIPDPNSDQSAIDECIRSIKAGRYESAGRALDPVLKQAVAHGVTSVIMGCTEIPLAAAHVTTKGLTLIDCSLELARHTVDHALQRGWNRL, from the coding sequence ATGCGCTGCATAGGTATACTCGGCGGAATGGGGCCGGCCGCAACCATTGATTTCATGACCAAGCTGATGGCGTTGACGCCGTCCTCTCGCGATCAGGATCATCTGCCCGTGGTCCTCGTGAGTCTGCCCCAGATCCCGGATCGTAGTGCCGCCATCCTCGGGTTCGGCGAGGATCCGTTACCCATGCTCGAACAGGGTGTAAAACTCCTGAACCGTGCCGATGTGGGGCTGATCGTGATTCCCTGCGCCACTTCGCATCACTGGTATCAGGAACTCAGCGCCATCAGTCATGCACCGATCATGCATATCGCGAACGCCGCCCTTGACAGGGTGCCGCGAACTGGCCGCACACTGATCCTGGCCACGCGCGGTACATTGGCATCGGGCTTCTTTCAGCGCACATTGACCGACCATGAGATCGACTTCGAGATCCCGGATCCGAATTCGGATCAGTCCGCGATTGATGAATGCATCCGATCGATCAAAGCGGGTCGGTACGAATCCGCCGGTCGAGCTCTCGACCCGGTCCTGAAACAGGCCGTCGCGCATGGCGTTACATCCGTGATCATGGGCTGCACCGAGATACCATTGGCCGCCGCGCATGTCACGACAAAGGGTCTGACTCTCATCGATTGCAGCCTGGAATTGGCGCGACATACGGTGGATCATGCACTTCAACGCGGCTGGAACAGACTTTGA
- a CDS encoding STAS domain-containing protein translates to MQPLLSIIEEPLDDIIGIRLIGRLDSSNAGELEAILPERVAGNEKVLLDCSRLEFISSAGLRIVLMAAKKAKQRDGRFALCGMDENIHGVFETSGFLRILRVYPDRDTAIASMRS, encoded by the coding sequence ATGCAGCCACTACTGTCCATTATCGAGGAGCCATTGGACGATATTATCGGCATCCGGCTGATCGGCCGCCTGGACAGCTCCAATGCCGGTGAACTGGAGGCGATTCTGCCGGAGCGTGTCGCCGGCAACGAAAAGGTACTGCTCGATTGTTCACGGTTGGAATTTATTTCTTCCGCCGGATTGCGGATCGTTCTGATGGCCGCCAAGAAAGCCAAGCAGCGAGATGGTCGGTTCGCACTCTGCGGCATGGACGAAAACATCCATGGTGTCTTCGAGACCAGTGGTTTTTTACGAATACTCAGAGTCTATCCCGATCGTGACACGGCCATTGCGTCCATGCGCAGTTAG
- a CDS encoding ATP-binding protein — protein sequence MVTIKLKRDPSEIQRVTLALEAFAKDRGLDGREIFQLSLCLDELLTNTMSYGYADRAEADDDCDIGVSFGLIDDRLLLVLEDDGQPFDPLREADTPDPDADLDSRPIGGLGLHLVRTFMDACRYIRIDDRNRLELEKRITSTQA from the coding sequence ATGGTCACGATCAAGCTAAAGCGGGATCCGAGCGAAATTCAGCGGGTCACCTTGGCGCTTGAAGCGTTCGCCAAGGATCGAGGTCTCGATGGGCGAGAGATCTTCCAGTTGAGTCTGTGTCTCGACGAACTCTTGACCAATACCATGAGCTATGGTTATGCCGATAGAGCGGAGGCGGATGACGACTGTGACATCGGTGTGAGTTTCGGACTCATCGACGATCGTTTGCTTCTGGTCCTGGAAGACGACGGCCAACCCTTCGACCCCCTTCGAGAAGCCGACACGCCCGATCCGGATGCCGACCTTGACTCGCGTCCGATCGGAGGGCTCGGTCTGCATCTGGTGCGAACCTTCATGGATGCTTGCCGCTATATTCGTATCGATGACCGAAATCGTTTGGAACTGGAAAAACGGATCACCTCAACCCAGGCCTGA
- a CDS encoding TolC family outer membrane protein, translated as MRRILPVLIPLLLCGSPQLAPAEDLLQVYDMAVVSDPRLREAEQTLFASREVRPQARSLLLPSLSVKGDAGFYDLDSRGGSMGDRTDRYDTQQIQAVVSQSLYNRANWMTLGQADNVIAQAEAQYRNAQIDLMVRTTQAYFDVLRAADAVTVREALVRADERQLEQSKQRFEVGLVAITDVNESQAAYDKSRADLINAKNQLGNAWEALRTIVGPISVPLARLGEKLPLSPPEPNDIAAWAGTALRSNYGILAAIESVNAAKATIEIERSGHFPRLDLQAGYNVSRSDAQFGSDSETGFVELSLNVPIFQGGAVTSKTREAGYKYRAAQDRLDQVRRQVDQQAKDAFRGILSSIEDVKARQAAIVSARSALESTQAGLEVGTRTQVDVLNAQRNLFQAEFDYMSARYDYIINGIKLHQATSTLSRDVMAKGNAWLDPNDTVPPPAY; from the coding sequence ATGAGGAGAATTCTTCCGGTCCTGATCCCGTTGCTGCTGTGCGGATCACCTCAGCTTGCGCCGGCGGAGGATCTGCTCCAGGTCTACGACATGGCCGTGGTGAGCGACCCCAGGCTGCGCGAGGCCGAGCAGACGCTGTTCGCCTCGCGCGAGGTCAGACCTCAGGCGCGCTCGCTGCTCCTACCGAGCCTCAGCGTCAAGGGCGATGCCGGTTTCTACGATCTCGACTCGCGTGGCGGCTCGATGGGTGATCGCACCGATCGTTACGATACCCAGCAGATCCAGGCCGTCGTCAGTCAGAGCCTTTACAACCGCGCCAACTGGATGACGCTCGGTCAGGCCGACAATGTCATCGCCCAGGCCGAGGCCCAGTATCGCAATGCCCAGATCGACCTCATGGTCAGGACGACTCAGGCGTACTTCGACGTGCTGCGCGCGGCCGATGCCGTGACCGTGCGCGAGGCGCTGGTGCGTGCCGACGAGCGCCAACTGGAGCAATCCAAGCAGCGCTTCGAGGTCGGTCTGGTGGCCATCACCGACGTCAACGAGAGTCAGGCCGCCTACGACAAGTCACGCGCCGACCTCATCAATGCCAAGAATCAGCTCGGCAATGCCTGGGAGGCGCTGCGCACCATCGTCGGGCCGATCAGCGTGCCCCTGGCGCGTCTCGGCGAGAAGCTGCCGCTGTCCCCACCCGAACCCAATGACATCGCGGCCTGGGCGGGAACCGCCCTCAGGTCCAATTACGGCATCCTGGCGGCGATCGAATCCGTCAACGCCGCCAAGGCCACCATCGAGATCGAACGCTCGGGCCACTTCCCCAGGCTCGACCTGCAGGCCGGCTATAACGTCTCGCGCTCGGATGCCCAGTTCGGCTCGGATTCGGAGACCGGATTCGTCGAGCTGTCACTGAACGTCCCCATCTTCCAGGGCGGCGCCGTGACCTCCAAGACGCGCGAAGCCGGTTACAAGTACCGTGCGGCTCAGGACCGGCTCGACCAGGTGCGTCGCCAGGTCGACCAGCAGGCCAAGGACGCCTTCCGCGGCATCCTCTCCAGCATCGAAGACGTCAAGGCGCGCCAAGCGGCCATCGTCTCGGCCCGCTCGGCGCTCGAATCGACCCAGGCCGGACTCGAGGTCGGCACCCGCACCCAGGTCGACGTGCTCAACGCCCAGCGCAATCTGTTCCAGGCCGAGTTCGACTACATGAGCGCCCGCTACGACTACATCATCAACGGCATCAAGCTCCATCAGGCCACCAGCACCCTGAGCCGTGACGTCATGGCCAAGGGCAATGCCTGGCTCGATCCCAACGACACAGTTCCGCCGCCGGCCTATTGA
- the aroC gene encoding chorismate synthase, which produces MSGNSFGRNFVVTTFGESHGPALGGIVDGCPPGLELSAADLQQDLDRRKPGQSRHTTQRRESDRVEILSGVFEGRTTGTPIGLLIHNEDQRSHDYSEIAERYRPGHADYSYEQKYGVRDYRGGGRSSARETAIRVAAGAIAKKYLAERLGIRIRGHLSQLGPWRPRGFDWEQVEHNPFFWPCAETVPELETYMDALRKSGDSIGAAVTVVASGVPTGLGEPIFDRLDADIAHALMSINAVKGVEIGAGFACVEQKGTEHRDPMTPEGFLSNNAGGILGGISTGQDIVARIALKPTSSIRLPGRSIDRHGAAVEVVTKGRHDPCVGIRATPIAEAMLALVLMDHTLRHRGQNAEVVPPIPAIPAEPRP; this is translated from the coding sequence ATGTCGGGTAACAGCTTCGGTCGCAACTTCGTCGTCACCACCTTCGGTGAGAGTCATGGCCCGGCGCTCGGCGGCATCGTCGACGGCTGTCCGCCCGGCCTGGAACTCTCGGCCGCCGACTTGCAGCAGGATCTCGACCGGCGCAAGCCGGGGCAGTCGCGTCACACCACCCAGCGGCGCGAGTCCGATCGGGTCGAGATCCTCTCCGGCGTCTTCGAGGGCCGCACCACGGGCACGCCGATCGGACTCCTGATCCACAACGAGGACCAGCGCTCGCACGACTATTCCGAGATCGCCGAGCGCTATCGTCCGGGCCATGCCGACTACAGCTACGAGCAGAAATACGGCGTGCGCGACTATCGCGGCGGCGGGCGCTCCTCGGCGCGCGAGACCGCGATCCGGGTCGCGGCCGGTGCCATCGCCAAGAAGTATCTGGCCGAGCGGTTGGGTATCCGCATTCGCGGCCATCTCTCGCAGCTCGGCCCCTGGCGTCCGCGCGGCTTCGATTGGGAGCAGGTCGAGCACAATCCCTTCTTCTGGCCCTGCGCCGAGACGGTGCCCGAGCTGGAGACCTACATGGACGCCCTGCGCAAGTCGGGCGACTCGATCGGCGCGGCCGTCACCGTGGTCGCCTCGGGCGTGCCGACCGGACTCGGCGAGCCGATCTTCGACCGGCTCGACGCCGACATCGCCCATGCGCTCATGAGCATCAACGCCGTCAAGGGCGTGGAGATCGGCGCCGGTTTCGCCTGTGTCGAGCAGAAGGGCACGGAACACCGCGACCCCATGACGCCCGAAGGTTTCCTGTCGAACAATGCCGGCGGCATCCTCGGCGGCATCTCCACGGGGCAGGACATCGTCGCCCGCATCGCGCTCAAGCCGACCTCCAGCATCCGGCTGCCCGGCCGGAGCATCGACCGGCATGGCGCGGCGGTCGAGGTCGTCACCAAGGGGCGGCACGATCCCTGTGTCGGCATCCGCGCCACGCCCATCGCCGAGGCCATGCTGGCGCTGGTGCTCATGGACCACACCCTGCGCCATCGCGGACAGAACGCCGAGGTCGTGCCGCCGATCCCGGCGATCCCGGCCGAGCCGCGTCCCTGA
- a CDS encoding MFS transporter, producing the protein MPYWRLSSYYLFYFASLGALVPYWGLYLQDAGFDPLAIGVLMAILAGTKIVAPVVWGHIVDHTGRRMQVVRLGSLLAVLGFATLYVTDGFWGMALTLLLFSFFWNASLPQMEAVTFNHLRERPTRYALVRVWGSVGFILVVVALGLALEQGSLAQVPVWVLLLTVGICLAAFMVPDSAPDHGAPSSVSLRALLRQPSVLAFFGACFLMQSSHGIYYAFYSIHLEAAGYSSTAVGWLWALGVIAEVLIFLVMHRLLERFGARRVLLWSLALGGVRWILIGGFVDHPSVMFAAQWLHAATFGTFHASAIHLVHHVFPGRTQGRGQALYNSLSFGAGGAAGSLIGGLLWADAGPVITFGVGAVAAVSGWLVAWRWMNGELYRH; encoded by the coding sequence ATGCCGTACTGGCGCCTGTCGAGCTATTACCTGTTCTATTTCGCCTCGCTCGGGGCGCTCGTGCCCTATTGGGGACTCTATCTCCAGGACGCCGGATTCGACCCGCTCGCCATCGGCGTGCTGATGGCGATCCTCGCCGGAACCAAGATCGTGGCGCCCGTGGTCTGGGGGCACATCGTCGATCACACCGGACGGCGGATGCAGGTGGTGCGCCTCGGTTCACTGCTCGCCGTGCTGGGTTTCGCGACCCTCTATGTCACGGACGGCTTCTGGGGCATGGCCCTGACCCTGTTGCTGTTCAGCTTCTTCTGGAACGCCTCGCTGCCGCAGATGGAGGCTGTCACCTTCAACCATCTGCGCGAGCGTCCGACCCGTTATGCCCTGGTGCGGGTCTGGGGGTCGGTGGGGTTCATTCTGGTGGTGGTGGCGCTGGGGCTGGCGCTGGAGCAGGGGTCGCTCGCCCAGGTGCCGGTCTGGGTGCTGCTGCTGACGGTCGGGATCTGTCTGGCGGCCTTCATGGTGCCGGACAGCGCGCCCGATCATGGCGCGCCGTCCTCGGTATCCTTGCGCGCGCTCCTGCGTCAGCCGAGCGTCCTGGCCTTCTTCGGCGCCTGCTTCCTGATGCAGTCGAGCCACGGCATCTACTATGCCTTCTATTCCATCCATCTGGAGGCGGCCGGTTATTCGAGCACGGCGGTCGGCTGGCTGTGGGCGCTGGGCGTCATCGCCGAGGTGCTGATCTTTCTGGTCATGCATCGCCTGCTGGAGCGCTTCGGCGCGCGGCGTGTCCTGCTCTGGAGTCTGGCGCTGGGCGGGGTGCGCTGGATCCTGATCGGGGGCTTCGTCGATCATCCGTCCGTGATGTTCGCCGCTCAGTGGCTCCATGCCGCGACCTTCGGTACCTTCCATGCCTCGGCGATCCATCTGGTCCATCATGTCTTTCCGGGCCGCACCCAGGGACGTGGTCAGGCGCTCTACAACAGTTTGAGCTTCGGCGCCGGCGGGGCGGCCGGGAGTCTGATCGGCGGTCTGCTGTGGGCCGACGCCGGTCCGGTCATCACCTTCGGGGTAGGGGCTGTCGCGGCGGTGTCGGGCTGGCTCGTCGCCTGGCGCTGGATGAACGGCGAACTGTATCGCCATTGA